The DNA region TGTCTATGAATCACGGACACCGAAAACACGACATGTAAGACTTTTAAGAAACCGTTGAATTGAACTGAACCGCAGAACCGACCTGTAATGTTTGGTTAGTGAGCCAAACCATATTGCATAAATAGTTTCAGAACCGAACTGTAATGTTTGGTTAGTGAACCAAACCATATTACAAATATAGTTTTAGAACCGAATCAACTGACAAATGAACTGAACCGAAACTGACACAGACACGTCTTTTAGGTGTCGTGTGCTGCATAGCTCAATATTGATCATGATATAGTTGTTAGTTGTTTACCTTGTTGATGAACCTTCTTGTGACCAAACTATGCTTTCTTTTTGCTTTGCACACAGATTCTAGCATTACCACAGAGATGGAGAAATTGGGAAGAGAAATGGTTGGAAGATGTGGAGGTTTACCTCTAGCCATAATTGTCCTTGGAGGACTATTAGCATCAAAGCCATCATTTTATGAATGGGACACAGTGAGACAGAACATCAACACATATCTTAGAAAAGCAAAAGGCAAAGAACAACTCTTAGGAGTATCTGAAGTACTAGCTTTGAGCTATTATGAATTACCTTACCAATTGAAGCCATGTTTCCTACACTTAGCACATTTCCCTGAAAACTTAGAGATACAAACAAAGAAACTTATAAGAATATGGGTGGCAGAAGGTATCATATCATCGGTTCAAAACGCCGGAGACAACGAGGAAGCTCTCGAGGACGTGGCGCAACGCTACTTGACCGAACTCGTCGAAAGGTGTATGATTCAGGTCGTTGAAAAGAGTTCAACAGGAAGAATTAGAACAGTTCAGATGCATAACCTAATGAGGGACTTATGTGTGTCTAAGGCATATGAAGAAAACTTTCTCGACATGATTGGTTCGCGAAATGTAGATCAAACTAGTACCTTGAAAGACATGATTGGTTCGCGAAATGTAGATCAAACTAGTACCTTGAAAGCGAGACCGACTGGTAAAGTTCGAAGGGTCGCGCTATATCTTGATCAAGATATTGATAGGTTTTTGCCTAGAAACTTAAAAAGCCATCACCATCTTAGGTCTATACTTTGCTACCATGAAAAAACAGCTAGGTTAAGCGAATGGAGTTCGATGAAATCGGTTTTCAAAAAATGCAGGTTACTTCGAGTTTTGAATTTGGAAGGAATACAATGTCAAATGGGAAAATTACCTAAAGAAATTGGCTTCTTGATCCATTTAAGGTTTCTAAGTCTAAGAAACACGAAAATCGACGAGTTGCCAAATTCAATAGGGAATTTAAAGTGCTTGCAAACCCTAGATCTCCTCACAGGAAACTCAACAGTTCAAATACCAAATGTCATAGGAAAAATGGAAAAGTTGAggcatttatttctaccggaatCATGCGGCAACGACGTCGAAAAATGGTGCATATCCAATCTGAAAAGCTTGCAAACCCTAGTAAACTTCCCTGCAGAAAAATGTGATGTAAAAGATCTCATGAAACTATCCGATTTACGAAAATTGGTCATAGATGATCCAAATTTCGGAGAAGTCTTCGAAAGTACAAATACTAATGTAACATTCAATCATCTTGAGTCATTGTTTTATGTTAGTTCTGAGGAGATTTCAATCCTAGAAGTTTCTGCAGGGTGTCCTAATCTTTACAAGCTTCACATTGAAGGACCTATAAGCAATTTTCCATCACCAAACCAAATTTCATCAAAACTTGCTAAGCTTAAACTACAAGGTTCAGGACTAGTTGTTGACCCAATGACAACATTGGAGAAGCTACCAAATTTAAGGTTGCTTGAGTTGCAACTTGACTCATTTTTAGGGAAGAACATGGTTTGTTCTAGCAAAGGTTTTCCTCAGTTAAGGTCACTTGTTTTGAGTGATTTGCCTAATCTTGAAGAGTGGAAGATGGAGAAAGGGGCTATGTGTTGTCTTGGGAAGCTTGAGATTTCGAATTGTACTAAGCTTGAGGTTGTTCCTGATGGGATTAGGTTTGTGAGTAGTTTGAAGGATTTGGAGATTAGATCAATGTTTGCAGTGTTCAGAATGAAACTTGAGAAAGGAGGTGATGAACATTACAAAGTTCAACATGTTCCATCTTTGGTGTTTCGTTATTGTGACTATTAGAATTGTTTGTATCTGAAATGCATTGTAAATGGTTTCTTTTTTTTTAGTCTTGTAATTTTGTTAgatatttttatgacttcaatAAATTCAGAAATAATCTCTGTCATGTAACAAAGATGAGAGGTGATGTTTTTGTTTTAATATGAAGTTCATGTAGCAAAGATTTGAGCCGAAGAAGTTCTGAAGTCACATATGTCGCACACCTGTATTAAACTTCTGTGCTGGATCAAAAGTCTACTTATCGTTTCTTGGATCACCAAGACAGTAGATTGTTTCATAAGTAGGCACAATAGTCGGTTGTGGATCTCCTATCATCAATGTTAGAATGATTAGTGGAAgacatttttgtgtttgatacCATAGGTGTAGGGATTGAATTAACATCGGTTATGTTGGTTTTTGAAGTTGCATCTGCTTCTTAGGGTTTATGTTTTGTTATTTGTCATTTagtttttgattttatttttatcGTTATTGAATCTTTTTCCATGATTGCACATCTTAAGGTTGAGTGCTTAATCCATTTTACGCATACATAAATCAAATTGTTTGATTATAATTATAGCAATATACTTTTAGTCAAATTGTCAAATTTTTGAATCAAAAACCACATTTGAGAATAGTTCAAGTCATGGCAAGTTTGGATTCCAAATAGCACTTCATGTTTTGCAAAAATTCATTGATAAATTATATGAAATTAAAACATCAATATTTATTTGTTGTAGACATGATTTGAAAATACGGGTTGTCGTTCTTGTCACCTTGATTCGAAATCCTGAAAAACTGAGTGATCGGATCTTCCTCTGTATCTCACACTTCCTTTCACAACTCTGAATGGGGCAAGCTGTTGAACCGTCAATTGTCTTTTTGTTTATGTGATTACGGAGGGGACCTAGCCATATAATATATATAACCCTAGTCCCTATCCATTATGGGCCAAGGGTTAAAGTCCACACTTTTGTCTAGACCAATCAGGTTTTAGATACTCAACCTTTAATTAAAAATATCACTTAACTAATAAAATGACTTATTTATGCACCCCATCAGAATCACGATTAACCTATTTTTCACAAACTAAATAACAATTGATTGTAGTCCACAAAAAGTTAGATAAATCTAACATTCTCCCACTTCAGCAAAATCAATTgtgtgatttttattttaaaatatattttaagGAAATGTATGATTCCAAGTGTAGTGTCTGAATATGACTCcatccaacaaaagtcaaacaatATTTAAGGAAATGCATGATTCCAAATGTAGTGTCTGAATATGACTCCATACAGGATTCATAAAACATTTAACACACCAAAAACGCATAGATTCAACACATATATATCATCAATTAATCATGAAATCATCATCATATTCATCAAAACCTCACATACATCCATGAGCATCAAAAATCTGAATTAAACATATTGATTCacaaattttgcatcattaataagGCACAACTCAGAATTATAACATAACAATTTATAGAGGTTTTGCACAAACCATCTCAAGGTTCAAATTCCACATCAATGGAAgaaaaaaagaatgaagaaaagGAAAAGGGGTTAAGGAATCCCCACTATCCCCCATGCTTAAACACCAATATATCGAATTATCCTCCCTTACCACGATTTTGCATAAAAGTTTGAAACTTTGAAAACTTTGGCTATGGAGACTCTTCTCCTTCACTTTATATGCTAAGGTTTACCCTCTCATCTTCTTACTCTTTATTCCACCAAAATTCTACGTACTCTCACTTTTCCCTTCTATTTAAACAAAACCTAATTTAGTTTATTTTAATAATTTCTACAAATTGTTTCGATTCTCACTAACTCTACTCACCTCTCTATATTTAATTAAATTCTAGTTTATTTTCTAAAATCAAAATTTTTCACATTCTCCAATAATTTGAATATTAAACTATAATTAAATTCTCCCATTCCTCGTTAGcctaaataataataattaattaaataaaaaacaCTCAAAAAGctcaaataaaattaaaaaatactaGAATAAAAACTAGGGTGTTAtactttccatcttcatgttACACTTGACAACATGTTTTGTCTTCTACATCTCACCATCCGGGTACGTCTCCTTGACCACCCAACTATTAAAAGAAAAGAAGTAGACTTTATGATCAAACTACTCGGATCAGACCATATTAGTTTTTAGTGGTACATAAGAGAATGATGGAGATTTGGAAGCACATGTATACATACAGTTCTTCATAAAGGCGTATCTCATGTTTTTGGTGGGGTCGAACATTTTGACGGATAAAAACACCACTTACGCCCACTTGGTGTATATCTAGCTTTTTTTAATGATCTAGACATGGTTGATGACTGTGCCTCGAGGATAGGTACATTGACATACTTGTATATGGAGATTAATGCTACGAAAAATACTAAGACAAAATAGCTAGTAC from Lathyrus oleraceus cultivar Zhongwan6 chromosome 1, CAAS_Psat_ZW6_1.0, whole genome shotgun sequence includes:
- the LOC127136727 gene encoding putative disease resistance protein At1g50180, which translates into the protein MAKSIVDFTVQKISDLLIEEAVFLYGVRDKVHQLRTELRMMESYLQDADRKQEEDETVKNWISEIREVAYDSDDVIEAYALKGASRRNSMTGTLNRIKSFISAISRLIEIHQVGSHVDDIISRITSLTKSLETFGIRRDRGEASSSIHGRQRALRRSYSHVIEEDIIGVDYDVKILESCLVSNNNKGYKIVAIWGMGGLGKTTLAKKVYHSTKVKQNFESLAWAYISQHCQARDVWEGILLKLLSPSKELREELANLRDDEVAKKLYQVQVEKKCLVVLDDIWNADSWNNLSPGFPTGRLLSVGSRILLTTRNTDVALHMDPTCYLHKPKCLDEDDSWELFQKKAFPKYDDPDSSITTEMEKLGREMVGRCGGLPLAIIVLGGLLASKPSFYEWDTVRQNINTYLRKAKGKEQLLGVSEVLALSYYELPYQLKPCFLHLAHFPENLEIQTKKLIRIWVAEGIISSVQNAGDNEEALEDVAQRYLTELVERCMIQVVEKSSTGRIRTVQMHNLMRDLCVSKAYEENFLDMIGSRNVDQTSTLKDMIGSRNVDQTSTLKARPTGKVRRVALYLDQDIDRFLPRNLKSHHHLRSILCYHEKTARLSEWSSMKSVFKKCRLLRVLNLEGIQCQMGKLPKEIGFLIHLRFLSLRNTKIDELPNSIGNLKCLQTLDLLTGNSTVQIPNVIGKMEKLRHLFLPESCGNDVEKWCISNLKSLQTLVNFPAEKCDVKDLMKLSDLRKLVIDDPNFGEVFESTNTNVTFNHLESLFYVSSEEISILEVSAGCPNLYKLHIEGPISNFPSPNQISSKLAKLKLQGSGLVVDPMTTLEKLPNLRLLELQLDSFLGKNMVCSSKGFPQLRSLVLSDLPNLEEWKMEKGAMCCLGKLEISNCTKLEVVPDGIRFVSSLKDLEIRSMFAVFRMKLEKGGDEHYKVQHVPSLVFRYCDY